From Neisseria musculi, the proteins below share one genomic window:
- a CDS encoding bifunctional acetate--CoA ligase family protein/GNAT family N-acetyltransferase, which yields MHNRPVPLSPRHLVVIGASERPHSLGERVLTALLRTPFHGQITPVNLHRKTVGGIKAYANLSRIPDAADMVLVLTPPASYEAVLKACRKQNIPHTVLVQDWDNLSADTLAQAQEAVQKARKYGINISVCHPAAIQVPALGLNSGILPDLPAGGVGIISGNASESARLPAQITQAGPGVSYHIGLHYPLSPTVSADFIDMLAADPATRLIAVTHNPHENQRRLFSAIRRAARRKPVLLSVSHYADPEEQAVLQAISRRCGCVLAFTPDETAAAIQALAAGSKPARKLHIIANEPCGSLQTHADTLGITLHPLPGNERPSENLYGNIGSNPAPARYRALAENCLQHHQTEALLAIVAPTADNTAENITRLMAGLQRQTGKPLFISSPFSDGLLQFPRPAQALQAFRCQNIYTDLKQQQNQTAKPLPGHLKTPSARGIEKMQNNLPQLAESLCLPEHKTPEANPQFVLTFKCHPRYGAALYARTPVRTLAVLPPFTTLDAEYLIRQTGLKRHQKTIHQLLHSLNTAASLPFISEISVSAGSTGISSNIKTDPQAETAENVFAPYPAKPAHTFTLKNGQTVRIRPLLPEDAEAKQNFVRSLPEEQRYTRYMMHLAELSPAMLARACNLDYTCESAVVAETESGIWLGVARFSSTDTAGRCEFGITTTPAVQGQGLAAHLMAQIIQTAKQQGYREMSAEILQNNTAMLKLAGKLGFTFTPSPHDNALTEAVLTLDKPKNTPVNNIKHNLKQQILALKS from the coding sequence ATGCACAACCGGCCAGTTCCCCTATCCCCCCGCCATCTGGTCGTTATCGGCGCCAGCGAACGCCCGCACAGCCTGGGAGAACGCGTGCTGACTGCGCTGTTGCGCACCCCTTTTCACGGGCAGATAACGCCGGTTAATCTGCACCGCAAAACCGTGGGCGGCATCAAAGCCTACGCCAACCTAAGCCGCATACCCGATGCAGCCGATATGGTACTGGTGCTGACTCCGCCCGCAAGCTACGAAGCCGTTTTAAAAGCCTGCCGCAAACAAAACATCCCCCATACCGTTTTGGTGCAGGATTGGGACAACCTCTCCGCCGACACGCTGGCACAAGCGCAAGAAGCGGTGCAGAAAGCACGCAAATACGGCATAAACATCAGCGTGTGCCACCCCGCCGCCATACAGGTGCCCGCACTGGGTTTGAACAGCGGCATTCTCCCCGACCTGCCCGCAGGCGGTGTGGGCATCATCAGCGGCAACGCTTCGGAAAGCGCGCGCCTGCCGGCTCAAATAACGCAGGCCGGGCCGGGTGTTTCATACCATATCGGACTGCATTATCCGCTCAGCCCCACCGTTTCCGCCGACTTTATCGACATGCTCGCCGCCGACCCTGCTACCCGGCTGATTGCCGTAACACACAACCCACATGAAAACCAGCGCCGGCTCTTTAGCGCCATACGCCGCGCCGCCCGCCGCAAGCCCGTGCTGCTGTCGGTTTCCCATTATGCCGATCCAGAAGAACAAGCGGTTTTGCAGGCAATTTCGCGCCGCTGCGGCTGCGTATTGGCGTTCACACCCGATGAAACCGCCGCCGCCATCCAAGCCCTGGCCGCCGGCAGCAAACCTGCCCGCAAACTGCACATCATCGCCAACGAACCCTGCGGCAGCCTGCAAACCCATGCCGACACACTCGGCATCACACTGCACCCGCTTCCCGGCAACGAGAGGCCGTCTGAAAACCTTTACGGAAACATCGGCAGCAACCCCGCTCCCGCACGCTACCGTGCGCTGGCAGAAAACTGCCTGCAACACCACCAAACCGAAGCCCTGCTGGCCATCGTTGCCCCCACCGCCGACAACACCGCCGAAAATATCACGCGGCTGATGGCCGGCCTGCAACGCCAAACCGGCAAACCCCTATTCATCAGCAGCCCCTTTTCAGACGGCCTGCTGCAATTCCCCCGCCCTGCCCAAGCCTTGCAGGCATTCCGCTGCCAAAACATTTATACCGACCTGAAACAGCAGCAAAACCAAACCGCCAAACCCCTTCCCGGCCATCTGAAAACACCTTCGGCGCGCGGCATAGAAAAAATGCAAAACAACCTGCCGCAACTGGCCGAATCACTCTGCCTGCCCGAACACAAAACCCCCGAAGCCAACCCGCAGTTTGTACTCACATTCAAATGCCACCCCCGTTACGGTGCCGCACTCTACGCCCGCACCCCCGTACGCACACTGGCCGTATTGCCGCCCTTTACCACGCTCGATGCCGAATACCTGATCCGCCAAACCGGTTTGAAACGCCACCAAAAAACCATACACCAGCTGCTGCACAGCCTGAACACCGCCGCTTCTCTGCCTTTCATCAGCGAAATCAGTGTTTCCGCCGGCAGCACGGGCATAAGCTCAAACATCAAAACCGACCCGCAGGCCGAAACCGCCGAAAACGTGTTCGCCCCCTACCCCGCCAAACCCGCGCACACCTTCACCCTCAAAAACGGCCAAACCGTCCGCATCAGGCCGCTGCTGCCCGAAGATGCCGAAGCCAAACAGAATTTCGTGCGCAGCCTGCCCGAAGAACAACGCTACACCCGCTACATGATGCACCTTGCCGAACTCAGCCCCGCCATGCTCGCCCGCGCCTGCAATCTCGATTACACCTGCGAAAGCGCAGTTGTTGCCGAAACCGAAAGCGGCATCTGGCTGGGTGTAGCCCGTTTCAGCTCCACCGACACCGCAGGACGCTGCGAATTCGGCATCACCACCACTCCTGCCGTCCAAGGGCAGGGGCTGGCCGCACACCTGATGGCGCAAATCATTCAGACGGCCAAACAGCAGGGCTACCGCGAAATGAGTGCCGAAATTCTGCAAAACAACACCGCCATGCTGAAACTGGCCGGCAAACTCGGCTTCACCTTCACCCCATCTCCGCACGACAATGCCCTCACCGAGGCCGTACTAACCCTGGACAAACCGAAAAACACCCCCGTAAACAACATCAAGCACAATTTAAAACAACAAATACTTGCACTAAAATCCTAA
- a CDS encoding major capsid protein translates to MKAMNIARKYGAKTAVAVPMGVLPALAMAEVPEAITTALSTARSDALQVGGIVLGIIAVIFALMPGCAVLPK, encoded by the coding sequence ATGAAAGCAATGAATATTGCCCGTAAATATGGCGCAAAAACTGCCGTTGCCGTGCCAATGGGTGTTTTGCCCGCTTTGGCAATGGCCGAAGTTCCCGAAGCCATTACTACGGCTCTCTCTACTGCCCGTTCAGATGCCTTGCAGGTTGGCGGTATCGTTTTGGGCATCATCGCTGTGATTTTTGCCCTGATGCCGGGCTGTGCCGTTTTGCCGAAATGA
- a CDS encoding replication initiation factor domain-containing protein: protein MISQDKAKKAREAVFGGGGFATRQRRLHAPVWRPPYLTGGGAETAAAVSAEQEAFEKYTHFLTDSKGRLLEIPLRRGKADSAFIDQISFSIHEDTLSLLAGYPLVSDDEYIVRASMALNDIFGFGITEKAKHTGGRFYDSCWLMGTDNAQYGRVHFGGQNNTMLIELTATGCNAASDGWESRLYRFITQAVRPKITRIDIAKDFFNGEYTPEQAKADRLAGKFTNHRMMPDGESVGTDWESNNGKGKTYYVGSRESSKYVRVYEKGKQLGDKQSPWVRFEIEFKAKDIVIPFEVLTVPGEYFGGAYPICSQFQEKAQRIETVKKVLDLTFERCIEVARNQVGRAINAAKSMFPNKQPAEILAMFEPEHDLLPKRLSMENYAAKFNHAPAVHEDEGRLKPGESAQMLVEMALEQKRKMTKLISDKHEEDYLAWAYHQYSGKF, encoded by the coding sequence ATGATTAGCCAAGACAAAGCAAAAAAAGCGCGTGAAGCCGTATTTGGTGGCGGCGGCTTTGCGACGCGCCAAAGGCGGCTTCATGCGCCGGTATGGCGCCCCCCTTATCTAACAGGGGGGGGAGCAGAAACGGCAGCGGCCGTAAGCGCGGAGCAGGAAGCGTTTGAAAAATACACCCACTTTCTGACCGATTCCAAAGGCCGTCTGCTGGAAATTCCGTTAAGACGCGGTAAGGCAGATTCTGCCTTTATCGACCAAATCAGTTTTTCAATCCACGAAGATACTTTGTCGCTGCTGGCCGGTTATCCGCTCGTTTCCGATGATGAATATATTGTCCGTGCATCAATGGCGTTAAACGATATTTTCGGCTTCGGCATTACCGAAAAAGCCAAACATACGGGTGGGCGTTTCTATGATTCCTGCTGGCTGATGGGAACCGATAACGCCCAATACGGGCGCGTCCACTTCGGCGGCCAAAACAACACCATGCTGATAGAGCTTACCGCCACCGGCTGCAATGCCGCTTCAGACGGCTGGGAATCCCGCCTTTACCGGTTCATCACCCAAGCCGTTCGCCCGAAGATTACCCGCATCGATATTGCCAAAGACTTTTTCAACGGCGAATACACGCCCGAACAGGCCAAAGCCGACCGGCTGGCGGGCAAGTTCACCAATCACCGCATGATGCCCGATGGCGAATCGGTCGGTACCGATTGGGAATCCAACAACGGCAAGGGCAAAACCTACTATGTCGGCTCGCGCGAATCGTCCAAATACGTTCGCGTGTATGAAAAAGGCAAACAGTTGGGCGACAAACAAAGCCCGTGGGTGCGTTTTGAAATCGAATTCAAAGCCAAAGATATTGTTATTCCCTTTGAAGTGCTGACCGTGCCGGGCGAATACTTCGGCGGGGCCTATCCCATTTGTTCACAGTTTCAAGAGAAAGCCCAACGGATTGAAACCGTTAAAAAGGTACTCGATCTGACTTTCGAACGCTGTATTGAAGTCGCCCGAAACCAAGTCGGGCGCGCTATCAATGCCGCCAAATCCATGTTTCCGAACAAACAGCCTGCCGAAATACTGGCTATGTTCGAACCCGAACACGATTTATTGCCCAAGCGTTTGAGTATGGAAAACTACGCGGCCAAATTCAATCACGCACCCGCCGTTCATGAAGATGAAGGCCGTCTGAAACCGGGTGAATCCGCCCAAATGCTGGTTGAAATGGCATTGGAACAGAAACGCAAAATGACCAAGCTGATTTCAGACAAGCACGAAGAAGATTATTTGGCTTGGGCGTATCACCAATATTCCGGCAAGTTTTAA
- the rplS gene encoding 50S ribosomal protein L19, with translation MNLIQQLEQEEIARLNKQIPEFAPGDTVVVSVRVVEGSRSRLQAYEGVVISRRNRGLNSNFIVRKISSGEGVERTFQLYSPNVEKIEVKRRGDVRRAKLYYLRGLTGKAARIKEKLPARKG, from the coding sequence ATGAATCTGATCCAACAATTAGAGCAGGAAGAAATTGCCCGCTTAAACAAACAAATCCCCGAATTCGCACCCGGCGACACCGTAGTGGTTTCCGTGCGCGTAGTGGAAGGCAGCCGCAGCCGCCTGCAGGCCTATGAAGGTGTGGTTATCTCCCGCCGCAACCGCGGTTTGAACAGCAACTTCATTGTGCGCAAAATTTCCAGCGGCGAAGGCGTTGAGCGTACTTTCCAACTGTATTCGCCCAACGTAGAAAAAATCGAAGTGAAACGCCGCGGCGATGTGCGCCGTGCCAAACTTTATTACCTGCGCGGCCTCACCGGCAAAGCTGCACGCATCAAAGAAAAACTGCCTGCCCGCAAAGGCTGA
- the trmD gene encoding tRNA (guanosine(37)-N1)-methyltransferase TrmD yields MLIQAVTLFPEMFQSITGYGVTGRALKQNLWRFNAINPRRFADNKLGYIDSRPFGGGPGMIMMAPPLKAAIEEAEAQCSGSRKVIYLSPQGTPLTHSKAAELARSDNLILLCGRYEGIDERLLQSSVDEEIGIGDFVVSGGELPAMMLMDAVLRLIPGVLGDMQSAEQDSFSDGLLDCPHYTKPLEFQGMTVPEVLRCGNHGLIAEWRLKESLRRTLTRRPDLLEKRSFIPQESRLLNEILQEQRDNQS; encoded by the coding sequence ATGCTGATTCAGGCCGTTACCTTGTTTCCCGAAATGTTTCAAAGCATTACCGGATACGGTGTAACCGGGCGGGCACTCAAACAAAACTTGTGGCGCTTCAACGCCATCAACCCGCGCCGCTTTGCCGATAACAAACTCGGCTATATCGACAGCCGCCCTTTCGGCGGCGGTCCCGGAATGATTATGATGGCGCCGCCGCTCAAAGCTGCCATCGAAGAAGCCGAAGCACAATGCAGCGGCAGCAGAAAAGTGATTTATCTCAGCCCGCAAGGCACACCGCTCACCCACTCCAAAGCGGCGGAGCTTGCCCGGTCCGACAACCTGATTTTGCTCTGCGGCCGCTATGAAGGCATAGACGAGCGCCTGCTGCAAAGCAGCGTTGATGAAGAAATCGGCATCGGCGATTTTGTCGTTTCCGGCGGCGAATTGCCCGCCATGATGCTGATGGATGCCGTTTTACGGCTGATACCCGGCGTATTGGGCGATATGCAGTCTGCCGAACAGGATTCGTTTTCAGACGGCCTGCTGGACTGCCCCCACTACACCAAACCCTTAGAATTTCAAGGCATGACGGTTCCCGAAGTATTACGCTGCGGCAACCACGGCCTGATAGCCGAGTGGCGGTTGAAAGAATCGCTGCGACGCACCTTGACGCGCCGACCCGATTTACTCGAAAAGCGCAGTTTTATCCCACAGGAATCCCGCCTCTTGAACGAAATCCTGCAAGAGCAACGGGACAACCAATCATAA
- the rpsP gene encoding 30S ribosomal protein S16, whose protein sequence is MVVIRLARGGSKHRPFFNVVVTDSRNRRDGRFIERVGFYNPVANEKQERVRLNAERLNHWVAQGAQVSEAVAKLVKEQKAAA, encoded by the coding sequence ATGGTAGTTATCCGTTTGGCACGCGGCGGCTCGAAACACCGTCCGTTTTTCAATGTTGTCGTTACCGATTCGCGCAACCGCCGCGATGGCCGCTTTATCGAGCGTGTAGGCTTCTACAACCCCGTAGCCAACGAAAAACAAGAGCGTGTACGCCTGAACGCCGAGCGCCTCAACCACTGGGTCGCACAAGGCGCACAAGTCAGCGAAGCCGTGGCCAAGCTGGTTAAAGAGCAAAAAGCCGCAGCCTGA
- the rimM gene encoding ribosome maturation factor RimM (Essential for efficient processing of 16S rRNA), with translation MTDSQQWVAMGYIKGVFGVKGWLKIAADTEYADSLLDYSEWRLSKNGLHRNVILEAGKTANGELQVKLEGIDNRDEAFALRGHTIEIPREAFAPADEDEYYWADLVGMTVTNTEGITLGMVTNLMETGAHDVLVVEGGYGRKLIPFVSQYILTVTADSKTITADWGLDY, from the coding sequence ATGACCGATTCTCAGCAATGGGTAGCCATGGGCTACATCAAAGGCGTATTCGGGGTTAAAGGCTGGCTCAAAATCGCCGCCGACACCGAATACGCCGACAGCCTGCTGGACTACTCGGAGTGGAGGCTCAGCAAAAACGGCCTGCACCGCAACGTTATTCTCGAAGCAGGAAAAACCGCCAACGGCGAACTGCAAGTAAAACTCGAAGGCATAGATAACCGCGATGAAGCATTTGCCCTGCGCGGCCATACCATAGAGATCCCCCGCGAAGCCTTCGCCCCTGCTGATGAAGATGAATATTACTGGGCAGACTTGGTGGGCATGACCGTAACCAACACCGAAGGTATTACCTTGGGCATGGTTACAAATCTGATGGAAACCGGTGCACACGATGTATTGGTGGTAGAAGGCGGATACGGCCGGAAACTTATTCCTTTCGTTTCCCAATACATCCTAACTGTAACCGCCGACAGCAAAACTATCACAGCCGACTGGGGTTTGGATTACTGA
- a CDS encoding zonular occludens toxin domain-containing protein, with protein MAIEHQELSDGQIKEQGLQDFLPYGPLVIIDEAQRLMGTRSAASKVPEFIEKLALHRHHGLDIVLIT; from the coding sequence TTGGCCATAGAACATCAGGAGCTTTCAGACGGCCAAATCAAAGAGCAAGGATTACAAGACTTTCTGCCCTACGGCCCGCTCGTTATCATAGACGAAGCGCAAAGATTAATGGGAACCCGCTCGGCTGCTTCAAAAGTTCCTGAGTTCATCGAAAAGCTGGCGCTTCACCGTCATCACGGCCTTGATATCGTGCTGATAACGTAA
- a CDS encoding extracellular solute-binding protein — protein sequence MKKSVLAVIAALSLAACGGQSEQKPAQPQADAGSAAAAGGLPATDTLNIYNWSNYVDESTVEDFKKTNNLKLTYDLYENNETLEAKVLTGRSGYDLVVPGIAFLPRQIKAGAYQKIHKDLIPNYQNIDPELLKMLETADPGNEYAVPYFSGVNTLAITAKGKEVLGGKLPENGWDLLFKPEYTGKLKSCGIALWDTPSEMFPIVLNYLGKDPKGSNAEDIKAAADVLQAVRPDVKRFSPSVIDELARGDVCLAAGNGGDLNMAKARSEEVKNNVGIEVLTPKGMGFWIESWLIPADAKNTLNAHKYINYTLDPEVAAKNANAVTFAPASLPAREKMDPKLVGTRSIFPTADDMKNGFVMPQMEGDAKKLTVNLWQKIKVGSN from the coding sequence ATGAAAAAATCTGTATTAGCCGTTATCGCAGCTTTGTCTTTGGCAGCATGCGGCGGCCAAAGCGAGCAAAAACCCGCCCAGCCTCAAGCAGATGCAGGATCTGCCGCTGCTGCCGGCGGACTGCCCGCCACTGATACGCTCAATATCTACAATTGGTCGAACTATGTTGATGAGAGTACTGTTGAAGACTTCAAAAAAACCAACAATTTGAAGCTTACTTACGACCTGTATGAAAACAACGAAACGCTGGAAGCCAAAGTGCTGACCGGCAGATCAGGTTACGACCTGGTGGTGCCCGGCATAGCATTCCTTCCACGCCAAATCAAGGCAGGGGCTTATCAGAAAATACATAAAGATTTAATTCCCAACTATCAAAACATTGATCCCGAGCTGTTGAAAATGCTCGAAACCGCCGACCCGGGCAATGAATATGCCGTACCCTATTTTTCAGGTGTGAACACTTTGGCCATCACCGCCAAGGGCAAAGAGGTTTTGGGCGGCAAACTGCCTGAAAACGGCTGGGATCTGCTCTTCAAGCCTGAATACACCGGCAAACTGAAATCCTGCGGCATCGCGCTGTGGGACACGCCGTCTGAAATGTTTCCGATTGTGTTGAACTATCTGGGCAAAGACCCGAAAGGCAGCAATGCCGAAGATATCAAAGCTGCCGCCGATGTGCTGCAGGCCGTCCGCCCCGATGTGAAGCGTTTCAGCCCTTCGGTAATCGATGAGCTGGCGCGCGGCGATGTATGCCTAGCGGCCGGCAACGGCGGCGATCTCAACATGGCCAAAGCGCGTTCCGAAGAAGTGAAAAATAATGTCGGCATCGAAGTGCTCACGCCCAAAGGTATGGGCTTCTGGATTGAATCTTGGCTGATTCCCGCCGATGCGAAAAACACGTTGAATGCACACAAATACATCAACTACACGCTGGATCCCGAAGTGGCCGCAAAAAACGCCAATGCGGTAACCTTTGCCCCTGCCAGCCTGCCGGCACGCGAAAAAATGGATCCCAAACTGGTGGGCACACGTTCGATTTTTCCTACTGCCGATGATATGAAAAACGGTTTCGTGATGCCGCAAATGGAAGGCGATGCGAAGAAACTCACGGTAAACCTGTGGCAGAAAATCAAAGTAGGATCAAACTGA
- the rpsT gene encoding 30S ribosomal protein S20, whose protein sequence is MANSAQARKRARQSVKQRAHNASLRTAFRTAVKKVLKAVEAGDKAAAQAVYRDSVKIIDRIADKGIYHKNKAARHKSRLSAKIKALA, encoded by the coding sequence ATGGCCAACAGCGCACAAGCCCGCAAGCGTGCCCGCCAGTCGGTTAAACAACGTGCCCACAACGCCAGTTTGCGTACCGCTTTCCGCACTGCGGTTAAGAAGGTATTGAAAGCGGTTGAAGCCGGTGATAAAGCTGCGGCACAAGCGGTTTACCGAGATTCGGTAAAAATAATCGACCGCATTGCCGATAAAGGCATTTACCACAAAAACAAGGCAGCCCGCCACAAGAGCCGTCTGTCTGCCAAAATTAAAGCATTGGCCTAA
- a CDS encoding helix-turn-helix domain-containing protein, with translation MAAVQKRGKTIKQLSMEAGLSQNTLKNAL, from the coding sequence TTGGCAGCCGTCCAAAAACGTGGAAAAACCATCAAACAGCTATCTATGGAGGCAGGCTTGAGCCAAAACACCCTGAAAAACGCACTGTAA
- a CDS encoding glutathione S-transferase N-terminal domain-containing protein, with the protein MMILYSGITCPFSQRCRFVLFEKGMDFEIKDVDIFNKPEDLAVMNPYNQVPVLVERDLILHESNIINEYIDERFPHPQLMPGDPVMRGRGRLVLFRMEKELFSYVKVLESPEVGGKEQAKAREAIAQGLTMLAPSFAKTKYIMGDEFSMIDVALSPLLWRLDHYDVKLSKSAAPILKYAERIFQREAFIEALTPAEKAMRR; encoded by the coding sequence ATGATGATACTTTATTCAGGCATTACCTGTCCGTTCAGCCAGCGCTGCCGTTTCGTATTGTTTGAAAAAGGCATGGATTTTGAAATTAAAGATGTTGATATCTTCAACAAGCCTGAAGATTTAGCGGTTATGAACCCTTATAACCAAGTGCCTGTTTTGGTTGAACGCGATCTGATTCTGCACGAATCCAACATCATCAATGAATACATTGACGAACGCTTCCCCCACCCGCAGCTGATGCCCGGCGACCCTGTGATGCGCGGCAGAGGCCGCTTGGTGCTGTTCCGCATGGAAAAAGAGCTTTTCAGCTATGTGAAAGTGCTTGAATCGCCGGAAGTCGGCGGCAAAGAGCAGGCCAAAGCCCGGGAAGCCATCGCCCAAGGCCTCACCATGCTGGCGCCTTCTTTCGCTAAAACCAAATACATCATGGGCGATGAGTTTTCAATGATTGATGTTGCCTTGTCGCCGCTGTTGTGGCGTTTGGATCACTATGATGTCAAGTTGAGCAAATCTGCCGCGCCGATTTTGAAATACGCCGAGCGTATTTTCCAGCGCGAGGCTTTCATTGAAGCCCTCACCCCCGCCGAAAAAGCCATGCGTCGCTGA
- a CDS encoding ABC transporter ATP-binding protein has product MLQIKNINKHYGNKTVAGNISLEVNNGTLLAVLGRSGCGKSTLLKIIAGLVEPDSGEVWINGENRTRLPPEHRHISLVFQDYALLPHLTVLQNTAFGLKMRGANKARAQQRAEAMLAGVGLTHEAGRRPESLSGGEQQRVALARALITEPQLILLDEPFSSLDTGLRRRLRQLAIENIRRLHIPAVIVTHDPEEAFALADHIALMHNGRILQLAEPDTLISAPIDACAARLIGAENVSNERYIPQQALCFNHCQGAASRIVSCVRLPDRNLITLHHPQYGEIRLYLNPAQSAGLNLQPGSEWPLRVDESQVVRFG; this is encoded by the coding sequence ATGCTGCAAATCAAAAACATCAACAAACACTACGGCAATAAAACTGTGGCCGGCAATATCTCCCTTGAAGTAAACAACGGCACGCTGCTGGCCGTGCTCGGCCGTTCAGGATGCGGCAAATCCACCCTGTTGAAAATCATCGCCGGATTGGTGGAACCCGACAGCGGCGAAGTGTGGATAAACGGCGAAAACCGCACCCGCCTCCCGCCCGAACACCGCCATATCTCATTGGTATTTCAAGATTATGCCCTGCTGCCGCATTTAACGGTGCTGCAAAACACCGCCTTCGGCCTGAAAATGCGCGGGGCAAACAAAGCCCGGGCGCAACAGCGTGCCGAAGCCATGCTGGCCGGAGTCGGCTTAACCCATGAGGCCGGCCGCCGCCCCGAAAGCCTCTCCGGCGGAGAGCAGCAACGCGTGGCACTCGCCCGCGCGCTGATTACCGAACCGCAACTGATACTGCTCGATGAACCTTTCTCCAGCCTGGACACCGGCCTGCGCCGCCGGCTGCGGCAACTGGCTATCGAGAATATCCGCCGCCTCCATATCCCTGCCGTTATAGTTACACACGATCCCGAAGAAGCGTTTGCACTGGCCGACCATATCGCACTGATGCACAACGGCCGTATTCTCCAACTGGCCGAACCGGATACGCTGATCAGTGCCCCGATTGATGCCTGCGCTGCCCGTTTGATCGGTGCAGAAAACGTCAGCAACGAGCGCTACATTCCGCAGCAGGCACTCTGCTTCAACCATTGCCAAGGCGCGGCCAGCCGAATTGTGTCGTGCGTGCGCCTGCCCGACCGCAACCTGATTACACTGCACCACCCTCAGTACGGCGAAATACGGCTTTATCTCAACCCGGCGCAGTCTGCCGGCCTCAACCTGCAACCGGGCAGCGAATGGCCGCTGCGGGTAGATGAAAGCCAAGTGGTCAGGTTCGGTTGA
- a CDS encoding ClpXP protease specificity-enhancing factor produces MTTTSTKPYLLRAFYEWCLDNNQTPHIVAWVNEHTRVPMQYVRDNEIVLNIGTIASHALTMDNEWIHFSARFGGVAHEIWIPIGHVISIFARESGEGMGFEVEPYQTDSEKKGSSALHLVEKEQPETEAEAGSAPEDGGGNNAAKPKKGLKLVK; encoded by the coding sequence ATGACAACTACCAGCACCAAGCCTTATCTGTTGCGCGCGTTTTACGAATGGTGTTTGGACAATAACCAAACGCCGCACATTGTCGCCTGGGTGAATGAGCATACCCGTGTGCCTATGCAATATGTGCGTGATAATGAAATCGTATTGAATATCGGCACCATCGCCAGCCATGCGCTGACGATGGATAACGAATGGATACATTTTTCTGCCCGCTTCGGCGGTGTGGCGCACGAAATCTGGATTCCCATCGGCCACGTTATCAGCATTTTTGCCCGCGAAAGCGGTGAAGGCATGGGGTTTGAAGTCGAACCTTACCAAACAGACAGTGAGAAAAAAGGCAGCAGTGCCCTGCATTTGGTGGAAAAGGAACAGCCGGAAACAGAGGCCGAGGCCGGTTCTGCGCCCGAAGACGGCGGCGGGAATAATGCCGCCAAGCCTAAAAAAGGTTTGAAGTTGGTGAAATAG
- a CDS encoding DUF2523 family protein yields the protein MPAFLIPALGLTFVTYGGYMVGLNWLKEYIVTHFENMPSAVFRLVIMAGFGHALGIIFWAYVFNITMAGINKLSFMPSGGNGK from the coding sequence ATGCCTGCATTCCTTATTCCCGCGCTCGGCTTAACTTTCGTAACCTACGGCGGCTATATGGTCGGATTGAACTGGCTGAAAGAATACATCGTTACCCATTTTGAAAACATGCCCTCCGCCGTATTCCGGCTTGTCATCATGGCAGGTTTCGGTCATGCACTCGGTATCATTTTTTGGGCTTATGTGTTCAATATCACAATGGCAGGCATAAACAAACTTTCCTTCATGCCTAGTGGCGGGAATGGTAAATGA